The following proteins come from a genomic window of Verrucomicrobiota bacterium:
- a CDS encoding Gfo/Idh/MocA family oxidoreductase, producing the protein MPNSSLPSGTAFPISRRNFLTKSSLVIGAAALSGPYFLRGQNLNSKLNIAAIGAGGKGASDTDNCAELGENIYALCDVDLKTLESRTASNAPSSDASGNARRRQGRTYPNARKYQDYRDMLSEIGDKIDAVTISTPDHHHAIAASMAMKMGKHVYVQKPLVHSVYEARYLRQLAKEKNLATQMGNQGSAGTGLRRAVEVIQGGVIGKPLQLHVWSNRPIWPQGIERPVDALPVPENLDWDVWIGPAPMRPYNKGYHPFAWRGYQDFGTGALGDMACHTVNMPFRALKLGYPNVVECEEISEMHADTYPKTSRLRFEFPEREGLPPLKFWWYDGSPQDKSIKPLRPSEEITKEIVDVYGSLPASGCLILGEKGKVFSPDDYGSRFFVMCDSENKYTPGNQHEACKTVPQTIARNEGPGGDDQRQKAEWLSMIRGGPPAYSNFDIAAYLTEIILLGCVAMRVGVGKKLDWDGPHMEATNAPEAAQFVKREYRRGWEL; encoded by the coding sequence ATGCCTAATTCATCCCTTCCCAGCGGGACGGCCTTTCCCATCAGCCGTCGAAACTTCCTCACCAAATCTTCCCTCGTGATTGGCGCGGCGGCGCTCTCCGGGCCATACTTCCTTCGCGGACAGAACCTCAACAGCAAACTCAACATCGCCGCCATCGGCGCCGGAGGCAAAGGGGCCAGCGACACCGACAATTGCGCGGAGCTTGGGGAAAATATCTATGCGTTGTGCGATGTGGACCTCAAGACACTCGAATCGCGAACCGCATCCAATGCGCCGAGCAGCGACGCCTCCGGCAACGCGCGCCGGCGACAAGGCCGGACGTATCCCAACGCCCGAAAGTATCAGGACTACCGCGATATGCTGTCGGAGATCGGCGACAAGATTGACGCGGTGACGATTTCCACGCCGGACCATCATCACGCGATCGCGGCGTCCATGGCGATGAAGATGGGCAAGCACGTTTATGTGCAGAAGCCGCTCGTGCATTCGGTCTATGAGGCGCGTTATCTCCGGCAGCTTGCGAAGGAAAAGAACCTGGCCACGCAAATGGGGAATCAAGGCAGCGCCGGCACCGGCCTGCGCCGGGCGGTGGAAGTCATTCAGGGCGGCGTCATTGGAAAACCGCTGCAACTTCACGTCTGGAGCAATCGTCCCATCTGGCCGCAAGGCATTGAGCGCCCCGTGGACGCGCTGCCCGTGCCTGAGAATTTGGATTGGGACGTCTGGATTGGCCCGGCGCCCATGCGGCCCTACAACAAGGGCTACCATCCGTTCGCGTGGCGCGGTTATCAGGATTTCGGGACCGGGGCGCTGGGAGACATGGCTTGCCACACCGTTAACATGCCGTTTCGCGCGCTCAAACTGGGTTATCCCAATGTCGTCGAGTGCGAAGAGATTTCCGAGATGCACGCGGACACCTATCCCAAGACCTCGCGCCTTCGGTTCGAGTTTCCAGAGCGCGAAGGCCTGCCGCCGCTCAAGTTCTGGTGGTACGACGGCAGTCCCCAGGACAAATCCATCAAACCGCTTCGTCCCTCCGAGGAGATTACGAAAGAGATTGTCGATGTGTACGGCAGTTTGCCGGCCAGTGGCTGTTTGATTTTGGGCGAGAAAGGGAAGGTGTTTTCACCGGACGATTACGGTTCGCGGTTCTTTGTCATGTGTGATTCCGAGAACAAATACACCCCGGGGAATCAACACGAAGCCTGCAAAACCGTCCCGCAAACGATCGCGCGCAATGAGGGCCCGGGCGGAGATGACCAGCGGCAGAAGGCAGAATGGCTGAGCATGATTCGAGGCGGCCCGCCCGCTTACTCAAACTTCGACATCGCAGCCTACCTCACCGAAATCATCCTGCTGGGCTGCGTGGCGATGCGCGTGGGCGTGGGCAAGAAACTGGATTGGGACGGCCCCCACATGGAAGCCACCAACGCGCCGGAAGCCGCCCAGTTTGTCAAACGCGAGTATCGAAGAGGTTGGGAACTCTAG
- a CDS encoding DUF1501 domain-containing protein, with product MKPTTDSCACPGFRNVSFSRRHLLKVGGLGLLGLTMPRLLRAAESQKKGPLAKAKSVIFLYQFGGPSHIDMFDMKPEAPEAIRGSHKPAATKADGIAINERLPRLAKVMDKVTLIRSVHHHMKNHNPASYYALTGHAPPVDDITLRDSPELFPAPGSVIDKLAPAEGAIPTFVALPWVIGDGTITPGQHASFLGKVHDPLLITRDPSKPDFKLPELNLPASVTYERLTHRRSIQKIIDGQSRLLEYSAKARGMDAYYEKALAMLDSPKLREVFNLSAEPDAVRDSYGRTAYGQSCLLARRLVEVGTKFVTVHFSANIGGDVGSGWDTHGNNGKKMFPILEKYHLPMTDQTLPTLLEELDQRGLLDTTLVVWMGEFGRTPKINEKASRDHWPDCYTVLLAGGGVKRGFVYGASNKTASYPAENPVRPEDLAATIYYLLGIDPHTEVYGIDKRPLPISEGTPVTAVIA from the coding sequence ATGAAGCCGACCACTGATTCCTGCGCCTGCCCGGGCTTTCGCAACGTCAGTTTTTCCCGACGCCACCTGTTGAAGGTTGGCGGACTCGGCCTGTTGGGCCTGACCATGCCGCGCTTGCTGCGGGCCGCGGAGTCGCAGAAGAAAGGGCCGCTGGCGAAGGCGAAATCAGTGATCTTCCTCTATCAATTCGGCGGGCCGAGCCACATCGACATGTTCGACATGAAGCCGGAGGCGCCGGAAGCCATTCGCGGATCCCACAAACCCGCTGCAACGAAAGCGGACGGCATCGCGATCAACGAGCGGCTGCCCAGGCTCGCGAAGGTCATGGATAAGGTGACCCTGATCCGGTCGGTGCATCACCACATGAAGAATCACAATCCGGCTTCGTACTACGCGCTCACCGGCCATGCGCCGCCGGTGGATGACATCACCCTGCGCGATTCGCCGGAGTTGTTCCCCGCCCCCGGTTCGGTGATCGATAAACTGGCGCCCGCCGAAGGAGCGATTCCGACTTTTGTCGCGTTGCCGTGGGTGATTGGCGACGGGACGATTACGCCCGGCCAGCACGCCAGTTTTCTGGGCAAAGTTCACGATCCGCTGTTGATCACGCGTGATCCGAGCAAACCCGACTTCAAGCTGCCGGAATTGAACCTACCCGCTTCGGTCACGTACGAGCGTTTGACGCACCGCCGCTCCATTCAAAAGATCATCGACGGCCAGTCGCGCCTTCTCGAATACTCGGCCAAGGCGCGCGGGATGGACGCGTATTATGAAAAGGCCCTGGCCATGCTCGATTCCCCAAAGCTGCGCGAAGTGTTCAATTTGTCCGCGGAGCCGGATGCGGTTCGTGACAGCTACGGTCGCACCGCGTACGGGCAAAGCTGCCTGCTGGCGCGGCGGTTGGTGGAAGTGGGCACGAAGTTCGTCACGGTCCATTTTTCGGCCAACATTGGCGGAGACGTGGGCAGCGGGTGGGATACGCACGGCAACAACGGCAAGAAAATGTTCCCGATCCTGGAGAAATATCATTTGCCGATGACGGACCAGACCTTGCCGACTTTGCTGGAGGAACTCGACCAGCGCGGCTTGCTGGACACCACGCTCGTGGTTTGGATGGGCGAATTTGGGCGCACGCCTAAGATCAACGAGAAAGCCAGCCGCGACCATTGGCCGGACTGTTACACGGTGTTGCTGGCGGGCGGCGGCGTGAAACGCGGATTCGTCTATGGCGCTTCCAACAAGACGGCGTCGTATCCGGCGGAGAACCCCGTTCGGCCTGAAGATCTGGCCGCGACGATTTACTATTTGCTGGGAATCGACCCGCACACGGAAGTCTATGGCATCGATAAGCGTCCGCTTCCGATCTCCGAAGGCACGCCGGTGACCGCGGTCATCGCGTGA
- the tgt gene encoding tRNA guanosine(34) transglycosylase Tgt: MFELLKTDPRSKARLGRFTTPHGIIETPVFMPVGTQGSVKALDPRELLEMGTQIILGNTYHLSIRPGLDIIQAGGGLHQFIHWPHPILTDSGGFQVFSLAKIRKILAHGVEFRSHVDGSLLSLGPKETMAIQRALGSDIAMTFDECPPHNCSPREARAAVERTIRWAQECREQPRASGQQVFGIVQGGSNPALREECAKAIVALGFDGYAIGGVSVGEPEPEMFAAVEMTEPFLPADRPRYAMGLGTPAQMVELVARGVDMFDCVLPTRVARNGTAFTTKGTISIKAGYNKADWRPIEEGCVCYACRNFSRAYLRHLLNVREILGLRMLSVHNSHMYLQLMSDIRAHLTAGTFSEFRERFVAGYVPSQKVLSARLLSRTAEEER; this comes from the coding sequence ATGTTTGAACTGCTGAAAACGGATCCGCGTTCCAAGGCACGCCTGGGCCGGTTCACCACTCCGCACGGAATCATCGAAACACCGGTGTTCATGCCCGTCGGCACCCAAGGGAGCGTCAAAGCGCTGGACCCGCGCGAGCTGCTGGAGATGGGCACCCAGATCATTCTGGGCAATACCTATCATCTGAGCATTCGTCCGGGGCTGGACATCATCCAGGCTGGCGGCGGGCTTCATCAGTTCATCCACTGGCCGCATCCGATCCTGACGGACAGCGGCGGCTTCCAGGTTTTCAGCCTCGCGAAGATTCGGAAGATTCTCGCGCACGGCGTTGAGTTTCGGTCGCACGTGGATGGCTCATTGCTGAGCCTTGGCCCCAAGGAAACGATGGCGATCCAACGCGCGCTCGGCTCGGACATCGCCATGACGTTCGACGAATGTCCGCCGCATAATTGTTCGCCGCGGGAAGCTCGCGCGGCAGTGGAGCGAACGATTCGCTGGGCGCAAGAATGCCGGGAACAACCCCGCGCCTCCGGCCAGCAAGTGTTCGGCATCGTGCAGGGCGGCTCGAATCCGGCCCTGCGGGAGGAATGCGCCAAAGCAATTGTAGCGCTGGGCTTTGACGGATACGCCATCGGCGGAGTCAGCGTCGGCGAACCGGAGCCGGAGATGTTCGCCGCCGTGGAAATGACCGAGCCGTTCTTGCCGGCGGACCGCCCGCGCTACGCCATGGGCCTTGGAACGCCCGCTCAGATGGTGGAACTGGTCGCGCGCGGGGTGGACATGTTCGACTGCGTCTTGCCGACGCGCGTGGCTCGCAACGGGACGGCCTTTACGACAAAGGGCACCATCAGCATCAAGGCCGGCTACAACAAAGCCGATTGGCGTCCGATTGAAGAAGGATGCGTCTGTTACGCCTGCCGGAATTTCTCACGCGCGTATCTCCGGCACTTGCTGAACGTGAGGGAGATTCTGGGGCTTCGCATGCTCAGTGTTCACAATTCCCACATGTATCTCCAATTGATGAGCGATATCCGTGCTCATCTGACGGCGGGGACTTTCTCGGAGTTCCGGGAACGATTCGTCGCCGGCTACGTGCCGTCGCAAAAGGTGCTGTCCGCGCGCCTGCTCAGCCGGACCGCGGAGGAAGAACGGTGA
- a CDS encoding LamG domain-containing protein: MSNINRSNGVIPPARRLALMLGASLVFLPCALNAQEILFQEGFETEGEGTRYVTEGSDVYEVPRIRSEIGNQDQAGPIYWARKSKVSIVGVPGPTPARRAIMYWHHSIESSLVTPAFLALFESTVKWLANNKAGATVMFSPAPNGPGDEVLRDHLMAKGYKIIEDDGADLPKTPNFDVVIKSSNGNTGNPSRFAQYAAPMLTYNGPDHDDELVSTIGATQADLDLGDITIAAAGHAAAGGKTGSFKAVTGPSSFDSIGSDIPVGAVTLATFERASAADPNVKQKVPFIVLVESGANGGSVYGGGPFGGHEGNDFFAGSALNKFATDVAVKTLTFTKPINTAGKPKLKLTIALAATYLDFETGDYFKVFIDPDGDGPLEIDTNAPLIHFTAPSANDKYFNDVTTNAKKPTRLGLKFEDVTYDIPGNPSKIGIRIEALTTWWNEIVGFDNIRVTSGDPAPTSPSVGNLTGLLAYWRMDESSGDVVADSSGKGNNGKIVNNTAGSWVKDAVRGNVYKATGTNVINFGTIVPAMTLTSDFTWSLWVKSDMTGTASAPNNNIVFGNRYNASGADFSPREFIKFTPSNFEWHFNAAPQNINYTDFVTNVWAHHLVVKKGNTLTYYLDGKQSGTPTTITGTPKNPQPLYLGGQGTQERWRGLADEVAIFDRALSPAEAQQVYDLGKAGSALAPPPLKLGFERTNTGLKLTFEGTLQSADALTGPWADVAGAKSPAEIAFSGNAKFYRIKK, from the coding sequence ATGTCAAACATCAACCGTTCTAACGGAGTAATTCCCCCTGCACGTCGCCTCGCGCTGATGTTAGGCGCTAGCCTTGTGTTTTTGCCCTGCGCGCTCAACGCGCAGGAGATCCTGTTTCAAGAAGGCTTCGAAACCGAGGGCGAAGGCACTCGCTACGTCACGGAAGGGAGCGATGTGTATGAAGTGCCCCGGATTCGGTCGGAGATCGGCAATCAGGATCAGGCGGGCCCGATTTACTGGGCGCGAAAATCGAAAGTCTCCATCGTGGGCGTGCCTGGGCCTACCCCGGCTCGCAGAGCGATCATGTATTGGCACCACAGCATCGAGTCGTCCCTGGTGACGCCGGCTTTTCTGGCGCTGTTCGAGTCAACCGTCAAATGGCTCGCGAACAATAAAGCCGGAGCAACGGTGATGTTTTCGCCCGCGCCCAATGGGCCTGGGGACGAAGTTCTTCGCGACCACCTGATGGCGAAGGGCTATAAAATCATCGAGGACGACGGCGCGGATTTGCCGAAGACGCCGAACTTCGATGTCGTCATCAAATCCAGCAACGGCAACACTGGCAATCCGAGCCGTTTCGCGCAATACGCTGCTCCGATGCTGACGTACAATGGCCCCGACCACGACGATGAACTCGTCAGCACCATCGGCGCCACCCAGGCGGATCTGGACCTGGGCGACATTACCATCGCCGCCGCAGGCCACGCCGCGGCGGGTGGCAAGACGGGTTCCTTCAAAGCGGTAACAGGCCCATCGTCCTTCGACAGTATTGGTAGCGATATTCCGGTTGGGGCGGTGACACTCGCGACTTTCGAACGCGCTTCCGCGGCGGATCCCAATGTAAAGCAGAAGGTGCCCTTTATCGTGCTGGTGGAAAGCGGCGCCAACGGCGGCTCGGTCTATGGCGGCGGGCCCTTTGGCGGTCACGAGGGCAACGACTTCTTTGCCGGATCCGCTCTGAATAAGTTTGCCACTGACGTCGCGGTCAAGACGTTGACCTTTACCAAACCCATCAATACTGCCGGCAAGCCCAAACTCAAGCTCACGATCGCGCTCGCCGCGACTTATCTGGACTTTGAAACAGGCGATTATTTCAAAGTGTTCATTGATCCAGATGGCGACGGTCCGCTCGAGATCGACACGAACGCGCCGCTGATTCACTTCACCGCCCCGAGCGCAAACGACAAATACTTCAATGACGTCACGACCAATGCCAAGAAGCCGACTCGGCTCGGCCTGAAGTTCGAGGATGTGACTTACGACATTCCAGGCAATCCTTCAAAGATCGGCATCCGCATCGAAGCGTTGACGACCTGGTGGAACGAAATTGTCGGGTTTGACAACATCCGCGTCACCTCAGGAGACCCAGCACCAACTTCACCCAGCGTTGGAAACCTGACGGGGTTGCTCGCGTATTGGCGCATGGATGAGTCGAGTGGCGACGTGGTCGCTGACTCCAGTGGCAAGGGGAACAACGGAAAAATCGTCAACAATACGGCCGGTTCGTGGGTGAAGGATGCCGTGCGCGGCAACGTCTATAAGGCCACCGGCACGAACGTCATCAACTTCGGAACCATCGTGCCCGCCATGACTCTGACGAGCGACTTCACGTGGTCCCTGTGGGTCAAATCGGACATGACCGGCACAGCTTCCGCGCCCAATAACAATATTGTTTTCGGTAATCGTTACAATGCGTCAGGGGCAGACTTCTCGCCGCGTGAGTTCATCAAATTTACTCCGAGTAACTTTGAATGGCATTTCAACGCGGCCCCCCAAAACATCAACTACACCGACTTCGTCACGAACGTGTGGGCGCACCACCTCGTGGTTAAAAAAGGCAACACGCTGACCTATTACCTGGACGGCAAACAGTCCGGCACGCCCACAACGATCACCGGCACGCCAAAAAACCCGCAGCCTCTGTACCTCGGCGGGCAGGGAACGCAAGAGCGCTGGCGGGGTTTGGCCGATGAAGTGGCCATCTTTGATCGTGCGTTGTCGCCAGCGGAAGCGCAGCAAGTCTATGACCTCGGCAAAGCAGGTTCGGCTTTGGCGCCGCCTCCGCTGAAACTCGGTTTCGAGCGGACGAATACGGGCCTCAAACTCACCTTCGAAGGCACGCTGCAATCCGCAGACGCGTTGACAGGCCCCTGGGCAGACGTGGCCGGAGCGAAGAGTCCCGCGGAGATCGCGTTCTCCGGTAACGCCAAATTCTATCGCATCAAGAAGTAA
- a CDS encoding toll/interleukin-1 receptor domain-containing protein, with protein MATDGSPTSHPSESNSRASPVRTAGASAAEAIRVVLLYKRHLPADQYVVELLEKELGTHGYQVWIDRHLTLGVEWAKEIEQKIRDAHAVIGLLSEDSSRSEMIAFEIENAHESSQQQQGRPRLLPIRVNFTGPLPEPLSGILDPIQYVLWEDPRDDQRVVSEVLAALKGLTPSQPPVRIVPTKGLRLMARPAIQPRPVAVAKAAAPTMPLPLEPIGGAVPLNSEFYVIRSADGELRTALTRYDSIILIKGGRQIGKTSMLARGLQFARERGAKVALTDFQKFNASNLETVGNFYLSLAESLADQLEVGTLPSDVWDERRGPNVNFERYLRREVLAKLNAPLIWGLDEVDRLFVCSYGSEVFGLFRSWHNERALDPSGPWAGLTLAIAYATEAHLFITDMNQSPFNIGTRLVLEDFTGEQVADLNRRNESPLKDPGELDRFRQLVDGHPFLVRRGLHEMATKKTDIAAFEAQADRDEGIFGDHLRRILVLLARDPALTEVVKGLLRDQPCPTPESFYRLRSAGVITGGSQAESKFRCQLYATYLKRHLLA; from the coding sequence ATGGCTACTGACGGAAGCCCGACCAGCCATCCCTCTGAGTCCAATTCTCGTGCCTCGCCGGTGAGGACCGCGGGGGCCAGCGCCGCCGAAGCGATCCGCGTGGTGCTGCTCTACAAGCGGCACCTGCCCGCCGACCAATACGTGGTGGAACTCTTGGAGAAGGAACTGGGCACGCACGGGTACCAGGTCTGGATCGACCGTCATCTGACGCTCGGCGTTGAATGGGCCAAGGAGATTGAACAGAAAATCCGCGACGCCCACGCGGTCATCGGTTTGCTTTCCGAGGACTCGTCCCGCAGCGAAATGATCGCGTTTGAAATCGAGAACGCTCATGAATCCTCGCAGCAACAGCAAGGCCGGCCGCGCTTGCTCCCGATTCGTGTGAATTTTACCGGGCCGCTTCCGGAACCGCTCTCCGGCATTCTGGATCCGATTCAATACGTGCTCTGGGAAGATCCCCGCGATGATCAGCGGGTCGTCTCCGAAGTGCTCGCGGCGTTGAAGGGTTTGACGCCGTCCCAGCCGCCGGTGCGAATCGTCCCGACCAAGGGCTTGCGCCTGATGGCGCGGCCCGCGATTCAACCCCGACCGGTCGCGGTCGCTAAAGCTGCTGCTCCCACTATGCCGCTTCCTCTGGAACCCATCGGCGGCGCCGTTCCTCTGAACTCGGAGTTTTACGTGATTCGCTCCGCGGACGGGGAATTGCGCACGGCGCTCACCCGTTACGACAGCATCATCCTCATCAAAGGCGGACGCCAGATCGGCAAGACTTCCATGCTGGCGCGCGGCCTGCAATTCGCCCGCGAACGAGGCGCCAAGGTCGCGCTGACAGATTTTCAAAAGTTCAACGCCTCGAATCTGGAGACGGTCGGGAACTTTTACTTGAGCCTGGCCGAATCGCTCGCGGACCAACTGGAGGTAGGAACGCTCCCCTCTGACGTCTGGGATGAACGCCGCGGGCCGAACGTCAATTTCGAGCGTTACCTCCGGCGCGAGGTGCTGGCCAAGCTCAACGCCCCGCTCATCTGGGGGCTGGACGAGGTGGACCGGCTGTTTGTGTGCTCCTACGGCAGTGAGGTGTTCGGATTGTTCCGGTCCTGGCACAACGAACGCGCGCTCGATCCGTCCGGGCCGTGGGCGGGCCTGACCCTCGCGATCGCTTACGCCACCGAGGCGCACCTGTTCATCACGGACATGAATCAATCGCCGTTCAACATCGGCACGCGCCTGGTCCTGGAAGATTTCACGGGCGAACAAGTGGCGGATCTGAATCGCCGGAACGAAAGCCCGCTCAAAGACCCGGGCGAACTGGATCGATTCCGGCAGTTAGTGGACGGACATCCGTTCCTGGTGCGGCGCGGATTGCACGAGATGGCCACGAAGAAGACTGACATCGCCGCCTTTGAAGCGCAGGCGGACCGGGATGAGGGCATCTTCGGCGATCACCTGCGGCGGATTCTGGTTCTGCTGGCGAGAGACCCCGCGCTCACGGAAGTCGTCAAAGGCTTGCTCCGCGACCAGCCGTGTCCGACGCCGGAAAGCTTCTATCGGCTGCGGAGCGCGGGCGTGATCACCGGCGGCTCACAAGCCGAATCCAAGTTCCGCTGCCAGCTTTACGCCACGTATTTGAAGCGGCATTTGCTGGCGTGA
- a CDS encoding tetratricopeptide repeat protein, with protein MTVDPDLVPVRAQFLLQEFHHVLVGGQVPLVEQHHADRFGGAGPRGPHRRGTRIGLRGMAGRASVSSHGMPSRKTSFHERLIARDLNLRPDSPAVINRKQGSLYKAIQFLVEARSQKPQNLLPMKKPGQRARAPDSANRPNPGNPNCSRRKFPARLALVLILTSICLGILLWPRSRNSTPARTYRLRPPGTLTFTKDIAPIVFAKCAACHRPDQAAPFSLLSYAEVKKRAKQIAEVTARRLMPPWLPEPEVVAFAHERRLSADQIGMIQQWVSEGAREGAAADLPPTPTWTEGWQLGTPDLVVTMPQPYTLRADGKDVYRNFVIPLPISETKYVESVEFLAGTLKAVHHAFLKVDPTRESRRLHEQDTEPGFSFMITPLTAQMPEGHFLSWTPGRLPTREQDGLAWRLDKGTDLVLQLHLRPTGKPESIQATVGFHWTERPATHTPFKILLTSRALDIPAGESSYRAQDSFMLPVDVEVLAVLPHAHYLAKEMRGIATLANGTKQPLLLIRNWDFNWQSDYQYAQPIPLPKGTTLSMEFTYDNSAANVRNPHQPPRRVTYGPETTDEMAELWFQVLLPRREDLSVLVRLRQYEWRVQTKPSDPEAHRGLGQAFLGLGREAEAVHRLQTAVALRPDLEEPHFLLGYLFRKQKKLPDARREYETVLRLNPTNHEAHGNLGLVLLEQGQLEQAENRFRICAVKSSRTSRTADRTGMRMPASSGPKSISTTRCRSIRRANTNSTCATWVGMAARIPSTSRLWRFRRRLGTGTVRIPIRPISLCFAMIMPTQTRPSDGMAMPRRR; from the coding sequence ATGACGGTCGATCCAGACCTGGTACCCGTGCGTGCCCAGTTCCTTCTCCAAGAGTTCCACCACGTATTGGTCGGCGGGCAGGTGCCGCTTGTAGAGCAGCACCACGCGGATCGCTTCGGCGGCGCTGGCCCCCGCGGTCCTCACCGGCGAGGCACGAGAATTGGACTCAGAGGGATGGCTGGTCGGGCTTCCGTCAGTAGCCATGGGATGCCTTCAAGAAAAACGTCATTTCACGAACGGTTGATTGCGCGGGACCTGAATTTACGGCCAGATTCACCGGCGGTCATTAACCGCAAACAGGGTTCGCTTTACAAGGCAATTCAGTTTTTGGTTGAGGCCCGCAGCCAAAAGCCACAAAACTTGCTGCCCATGAAAAAGCCGGGCCAGCGAGCGCGGGCGCCAGACTCGGCGAACCGTCCCAACCCTGGAAACCCAAACTGCTCCCGGCGCAAATTCCCCGCCAGACTGGCTCTGGTCCTGATCCTCACCTCGATTTGCCTGGGGATCCTGCTTTGGCCGCGAAGCAGAAATTCCACGCCAGCCAGGACCTATCGGCTTCGGCCGCCCGGCACGTTGACGTTCACGAAAGACATCGCCCCAATCGTCTTCGCGAAATGCGCTGCGTGCCATCGACCTGACCAGGCGGCGCCGTTCAGTCTGCTGAGCTACGCCGAGGTGAAGAAACGGGCCAAACAAATCGCCGAAGTCACGGCCAGACGCCTCATGCCCCCCTGGCTGCCTGAACCCGAAGTCGTGGCGTTTGCTCACGAGCGACGATTGAGCGCGGACCAGATTGGCATGATCCAGCAGTGGGTGAGTGAAGGAGCGCGCGAAGGCGCTGCGGCGGATTTGCCGCCGACGCCAACCTGGACGGAAGGCTGGCAGTTGGGGACCCCGGACCTGGTGGTGACCATGCCTCAGCCCTACACCCTCCGAGCGGATGGAAAAGACGTTTATCGGAACTTCGTCATTCCGCTCCCGATTTCCGAGACCAAATACGTCGAATCGGTCGAGTTTCTTGCGGGCACTTTGAAAGCCGTCCACCACGCTTTCCTCAAGGTGGATCCCACTCGGGAATCGCGGCGGCTCCATGAACAGGATACGGAACCCGGTTTCAGTTTCATGATCACGCCTCTGACCGCACAGATGCCCGAAGGTCATTTCCTGAGTTGGACGCCAGGCCGCCTCCCCACACGCGAACAGGACGGGCTGGCCTGGCGTTTGGATAAAGGCACCGACCTGGTGTTGCAGCTTCACCTGCGGCCCACGGGCAAACCCGAGTCCATCCAGGCCACGGTTGGGTTTCATTGGACCGAGCGCCCCGCAACGCACACGCCGTTCAAAATCCTGCTCACGTCTCGCGCCCTCGATATTCCTGCCGGCGAATCGAGCTATCGGGCGCAGGACAGTTTTATGCTTCCGGTCGATGTCGAGGTGCTCGCCGTGCTGCCTCATGCCCATTACCTGGCGAAAGAAATGCGCGGGATCGCCACGCTTGCCAACGGCACGAAACAGCCCCTGCTTCTGATTAGAAACTGGGATTTCAACTGGCAGAGCGATTACCAGTATGCGCAGCCAATTCCGCTTCCGAAAGGAACCACGCTCTCGATGGAATTCACCTACGACAATTCCGCCGCCAATGTGCGAAATCCTCATCAGCCTCCTCGGCGAGTGACGTACGGCCCGGAGACCACGGACGAGATGGCCGAGCTCTGGTTTCAAGTCCTCCTGCCGCGCCGAGAGGATCTGTCAGTCCTCGTTCGCCTCCGTCAATACGAGTGGCGGGTCCAGACCAAACCCAGTGACCCCGAAGCTCATCGCGGTCTGGGGCAAGCGTTTCTGGGATTGGGCCGCGAGGCAGAGGCCGTCCATCGCCTCCAAACCGCCGTGGCGCTGCGGCCGGATCTGGAGGAACCTCACTTTCTGCTCGGTTACCTGTTCCGAAAGCAGAAAAAGCTTCCGGATGCGCGACGGGAATATGAAACCGTCCTGCGGCTCAATCCCACCAACCACGAAGCGCACGGGAATCTGGGCCTCGTCCTCCTGGAGCAAGGCCAATTGGAGCAAGCTGAAAATCGTTTTCGAATATGCGCGGTAAAGTCGTCCAGAACATCCCGGACGGCGGACAGAACCGGAATGCGGATGCCAGCGTCGTCGGGACCGAAATCTATATCGACTACAAGGTGCAGATCAATACGCCGGGCGAATACCAACTCTACATGCGCGACGTGGGTTGGGATGGCGGCGCGGATTCCTTCTACGTCCAGATTGTGGAGGTTTCGTCGCCGGCTTGGTACCGGCACAGTCCGGATCCCAATACGACCGATTTCTCTCTGCTTCGCAATGATAATGCCGACGCAAACACGGCCATCGGATGGAATGGCTATGCCGCGCCGGAGGTGA